A portion of the Microbacterium hominis genome contains these proteins:
- a CDS encoding class II fructose-bisphosphate aldolase: MLTSAARLLEPGAGTSVPAIAAFNVITLEYAEGIVLGAERAGLPVLLSVSHNAVRFHGALAPIAKGCLALAEASSAPVGLHLDHCEDATLVEEAAMLGFGSAMFDASTLPYAENLARTAAVAARGHELGIWVEAELGEIGGKDGAHAPGVRTDPAEAAGFVDATGVDGLAVAVGTSHAMTERTAHPDTALIARIAAEVPVPLVLHGSSGVPDEDIAAAVAAGIRKVNVGTQVSAAYTRALVTGLGPGPDPRKALAAARYAIADDVERLLRVISTHSSLSATSVVS; the protein is encoded by the coding sequence ATGCTGACCTCCGCAGCCCGTCTTCTGGAGCCGGGCGCGGGCACGAGCGTGCCCGCGATTGCCGCTTTCAATGTCATCACGCTCGAGTATGCCGAGGGGATCGTCCTCGGCGCCGAGCGCGCAGGACTCCCCGTCCTGCTGTCCGTCAGCCACAACGCGGTGCGCTTCCACGGTGCGCTGGCGCCGATCGCGAAGGGATGCCTCGCGCTCGCCGAGGCTTCGTCGGCGCCCGTCGGACTCCACCTGGATCATTGCGAGGACGCCACGCTCGTAGAAGAAGCCGCGATGCTCGGGTTCGGTTCGGCGATGTTCGACGCATCCACTCTGCCGTACGCTGAAAACCTCGCGCGGACCGCCGCTGTCGCAGCGCGCGGACACGAACTCGGAATCTGGGTGGAGGCGGAGCTCGGCGAGATCGGCGGGAAGGACGGTGCACACGCGCCGGGGGTGCGCACCGACCCGGCCGAGGCGGCCGGCTTCGTCGACGCGACCGGCGTCGACGGGCTCGCTGTCGCGGTGGGCACCTCTCACGCGATGACCGAGCGCACCGCCCACCCCGACACCGCCCTGATCGCCCGGATCGCGGCCGAGGTGCCGGTGCCCCTCGTGCTGCACGGTTCCTCGGGCGTGCCGGATGAGGACATAGCCGCGGCCGTCGCCGCCGGCATCCGCAAAGTGAACGTCGGCACCCAGGTGTCGGCGGCGTACACGCGCGCCCTCGTCACCGGGCTCGGCCCCGGCCCGGACCCCCGCAAGGCCCTCGCCGCGGCGCGCTACGCGATCGCCGACGACGTCGAGCGCTTGCTGCGCGTCATCTCGACGCACTCTTCCCTCTCTGCGACCTCCGTCGTTTCCTGA
- a CDS encoding carbohydrate ABC transporter permease, with product MAQTTTLLEIAEADMLGERKAKRLQRRRRRRQGDRKGIVWRTLIAVVVCVIVVFPLYWMLVMAFSPRGEVFSAELRLWPSEITLDNFDRIFRRFNVFLWFQNSVVISLFVTTLTVIVNLLAGYGFARLKFRGRNAIFLLTLATMMIPVQAIMVAQFKLVSGLGIYGTYWGVILPGAAAAFGIFLARQFFISIPEEILEAAKIDGAGQLRTFLQVVLPLCKPLIAVLTLLTLMGSWNDFAWPLIALKDNDLFTLPIGLLFLKNQAAPDYEAIMALALISVLPMVILFLAFQRYFVQGFARSGIK from the coding sequence ATGGCTCAGACAACTACGCTCCTCGAGATCGCCGAAGCAGACATGCTCGGCGAACGCAAGGCGAAGCGACTCCAGCGCCGCCGGCGCCGCCGGCAGGGCGACCGCAAGGGCATCGTCTGGCGCACCTTGATCGCGGTCGTTGTGTGCGTGATCGTCGTCTTCCCGCTCTACTGGATGCTGGTGATGGCCTTCTCCCCGCGAGGAGAGGTCTTCTCGGCCGAACTCCGACTGTGGCCAAGCGAGATCACACTCGACAACTTCGACCGGATCTTCCGGCGGTTCAACGTGTTCCTGTGGTTCCAGAACTCGGTCGTCATCAGCCTGTTCGTCACCACGCTGACGGTGATCGTGAATCTGCTGGCCGGATACGGATTCGCGCGGCTGAAGTTCCGCGGACGCAACGCGATCTTCCTCCTCACCCTCGCGACGATGATGATCCCGGTCCAGGCGATCATGGTCGCCCAGTTCAAGCTGGTGTCGGGGCTCGGGATCTACGGAACATACTGGGGAGTCATCCTGCCGGGTGCGGCTGCCGCGTTCGGCATCTTCCTGGCTCGCCAGTTCTTCATCAGCATCCCCGAAGAGATCCTCGAAGCGGCGAAGATCGACGGCGCGGGCCAGCTCCGGACGTTTCTGCAGGTCGTGCTGCCTCTATGCAAGCCGCTGATCGCGGTGCTCACACTGCTGACGCTGATGGGGAGTTGGAACGATTTCGCCTGGCCGCTCATCGCGTTGAAGGACAACGACCTCTTCACCCTGCCGATCGGCCTGCTCTTCCTCAAGAACCAAGCGGCACCCGACTACGAGGCCATCATGGCGCTGGCTCTCATCTCGGTCCTCCCGATGGTGATCCTGTTCCTCGCCTTCCAGCGCTACTTCGTCCAGGGCTTTGCCCGGAGTGGAATCAAATGA
- a CDS encoding polysaccharide deacetylase family protein has translation MTRPSFAAQREQLRRGHFIRVVNYHSTPNGARDELAKELAGFARDYAPVTLEDLDQLFETGTWHKEKPGLIPVFYEGYRNSATVAAPLCDELGITGWFPIATSFVDCDPEYQEAFARAHWISLVEEDTRGGRIAMNWDEVHDLSKRHVVYPHTAHHEGFDSAVSDADIQREVVDSKRALEAVTGQEAPAFVWLHGSSYGQSPRHDAAVKDAGYRYQFANTMIHRVN, from the coding sequence ATGACCCGCCCCTCTTTCGCCGCGCAGCGGGAGCAGCTGCGCCGAGGCCATTTCATCCGTGTCGTGAACTACCACTCGACGCCCAATGGCGCCCGGGACGAGCTCGCGAAGGAGCTCGCCGGATTCGCGCGCGACTACGCACCCGTCACACTCGAGGACCTCGACCAGCTGTTCGAGACCGGCACGTGGCACAAGGAAAAGCCGGGCCTCATCCCCGTCTTCTACGAGGGGTACCGCAACTCGGCGACGGTGGCGGCGCCGCTGTGCGACGAGCTGGGGATCACCGGCTGGTTCCCGATCGCCACGTCGTTCGTCGACTGCGATCCCGAATACCAGGAAGCGTTCGCTCGTGCGCACTGGATCTCGCTCGTCGAGGAGGACACCCGCGGCGGGCGCATCGCGATGAACTGGGACGAGGTACACGACCTGTCCAAGCGGCACGTCGTCTACCCGCACACGGCCCACCACGAGGGTTTCGACTCGGCGGTGTCGGATGCCGACATCCAGCGCGAAGTGGTCGACTCCAAGCGCGCGCTCGAGGCGGTCACCGGTCAGGAGGCACCGGCGTTCGTGTGGCTGCACGGCTCCTCGTACGGACAGAGCCCGCGTCATGACGCGGCGGTGAAGGACGCCGGATACCGCTACCAGTTCGCCAACACGATGATCCACCGCGTGAACTGA
- a CDS encoding fumarylacetoacetate hydrolase family protein, which translates to MRIARTILNGTARTVVKDEASVRLAPTDHLDDAIAVIASVRAGHSAAWEAVDEATLELTSPVRTAGKMIAVGLNYADHTSETGIAQPERPLTFAKYTSSLTGPTDDIVVPGHLTEQVDYEAELTLLIGRRCGGATPATLDDVAAYTVANDVSARDVQFGDVQWTRGKSFDTFTPLGPWLVTADEFGEPGGHRLYTEVNGETLQSDDTAEMIFDVPALLAFISDGVTLEPGDLILTGTPAGAGAFRNPARFLKDGDLVVCGVEGIGELRNRVVVR; encoded by the coding sequence ATGAGAATCGCCCGCACCATCCTGAACGGCACGGCGCGCACGGTCGTGAAGGACGAGGCATCCGTTCGCCTGGCTCCCACCGACCACCTCGACGACGCGATCGCCGTGATTGCCTCGGTGCGCGCGGGACACTCCGCCGCGTGGGAGGCCGTGGACGAGGCAACCCTCGAGCTGACCTCGCCGGTGCGCACCGCAGGAAAGATGATCGCCGTGGGGCTCAACTACGCCGACCACACCAGCGAGACCGGGATCGCCCAGCCCGAGCGCCCCCTCACCTTCGCGAAGTACACCAGCTCGCTCACCGGCCCGACCGACGACATCGTCGTCCCCGGACACTTGACGGAGCAGGTCGACTACGAGGCCGAGCTCACACTGCTCATCGGCCGCCGCTGCGGTGGCGCCACCCCGGCGACCCTCGACGACGTCGCGGCCTACACCGTCGCCAACGACGTCTCGGCGCGCGACGTGCAGTTCGGCGACGTGCAGTGGACCCGCGGCAAGTCCTTCGACACGTTCACTCCGCTCGGTCCGTGGCTCGTGACCGCTGACGAGTTCGGCGAGCCCGGCGGTCACCGGCTGTACACCGAGGTCAACGGCGAGACCCTGCAGAGCGACGACACGGCCGAGATGATCTTCGACGTGCCGGCGCTCCTCGCCTTCATCAGCGACGGTGTCACCCTCGAGCCGGGCGATCTCATCCTCACCGGCACGCCGGCCGGGGCCGGCGCGTTCCGCAATCCCGCCCGGTTCCTCAAGGACGGTGACCTCGTCGTCTGTGGCGTCGAGGGCATCGGCGAGCTGCGTAACCGCGTGGTCGTCCGCTGA
- a CDS encoding D-2-hydroxyacid dehydrogenase, which translates to MTLSYLCTLDLPDEWFTELADRLPDVQIHRSAGQDASSEVLAELDMLHTSEWFPEASAVPSLRCVQLDTSGVDHVRTTSLWDTRIPIATLGGIAPVPMAEYAMMTILELSHRMPLIQRLRDTRSWPSNADRLAHLTPRRLEGATVGIVGYGRIGREISRLANTFGMRVLGLKRSVAATSTDAKFDTGRRAAADDPTELFPMDRIDDVLRQSDILVVVVPLTELTRGMIGAEQLDVLPEGALVVNIARGGIVDEDALRTRLRAGRIGGVALDVFDEEPLPADSPWWSEPGALITPHVAGLAPQYHAQTLDLVVENLTRLADGRPVLNEVDRVSGY; encoded by the coding sequence ATGACCCTCAGTTACCTGTGCACCCTCGATCTGCCCGACGAGTGGTTCACCGAACTCGCCGACCGTCTTCCTGACGTGCAGATCCACCGATCGGCGGGACAGGACGCGTCGTCCGAGGTGCTCGCCGAGCTCGACATGCTCCACACCAGCGAGTGGTTCCCCGAGGCATCCGCCGTACCGTCGCTGCGGTGCGTGCAGCTCGACACCTCCGGTGTCGACCACGTGCGCACGACCTCGCTCTGGGACACCCGCATCCCTATCGCCACCCTCGGCGGCATCGCGCCGGTGCCGATGGCCGAGTACGCGATGATGACGATCCTCGAGCTCTCGCACCGGATGCCGCTCATACAGCGGCTGCGCGACACGCGGTCGTGGCCGTCCAACGCCGACCGGCTCGCGCACCTCACACCGCGGCGGCTCGAAGGGGCCACGGTGGGGATCGTGGGGTACGGGCGGATCGGCCGCGAGATCTCACGTCTCGCGAACACGTTCGGGATGCGGGTTCTCGGGCTCAAGCGCAGCGTCGCGGCTACCTCCACCGACGCCAAGTTCGACACCGGTCGTCGCGCCGCCGCCGACGACCCGACCGAACTGTTCCCGATGGACCGCATTGACGATGTGCTCCGCCAGAGCGACATCCTCGTCGTCGTGGTACCGCTCACCGAACTCACCCGCGGCATGATCGGCGCCGAGCAGCTCGACGTCCTCCCCGAGGGCGCGCTGGTGGTCAACATCGCACGCGGCGGCATCGTCGACGAAGACGCCCTGCGTACGCGCCTGCGCGCCGGACGGATCGGCGGCGTCGCGCTGGACGTCTTCGACGAGGAGCCGCTCCCGGCAGACTCGCCGTGGTGGTCTGAGCCCGGCGCGCTGATCACCCCGCACGTTGCAGGGCTCGCTCCGCAATATCATGCTCAGACACTCGACCTCGTGGTCGAGAACCTGACCCGGCTCGCCGATGGGCGTCCCGTCCTGAATGAGGTGGATCGTGTCTCCGGTTACTGA
- a CDS encoding DeoR/GlpR family DNA-binding transcription regulator yields MSPVTEPLLGPKRQRELLNYIRTYGAGSVNEMARLLGVSASTVRRDLNELQERGLIERVHGGAAQVSDDVEPLRPLREVSYAEEKRRIGAAAARHVGDNSTVLITGGTTTEAMLPHLGAVRGLTVLTNSLPVVNRLSQYPDLGIVVLGGLLRREEMSLLGHLTIAGLDEFGIDQVFTGAFGIDPDTGLTGTNLSETQTDRSLSSSARELIVLADHGKLGQRGPARLAPTSAITTLITDDAADEDLVARFRTAGVNVETC; encoded by the coding sequence GTGTCTCCGGTTACTGAACCACTGCTCGGACCCAAGCGTCAGCGTGAGCTGCTCAACTACATCCGCACATACGGTGCGGGTTCGGTGAATGAGATGGCGCGTCTGCTCGGCGTGAGCGCATCAACGGTGCGCCGCGATCTCAACGAGCTCCAGGAACGCGGTCTCATCGAACGCGTCCACGGCGGCGCGGCGCAGGTGAGCGACGACGTGGAACCGCTTCGCCCCCTCCGCGAGGTCTCGTACGCGGAGGAGAAGCGCCGTATCGGCGCGGCGGCCGCGCGACACGTCGGCGACAACTCGACGGTGCTCATCACCGGCGGAACCACCACCGAGGCGATGCTTCCGCACCTCGGAGCCGTCCGCGGATTGACGGTCCTCACCAACAGTCTTCCGGTCGTCAACCGCCTCTCGCAGTATCCCGACCTCGGGATCGTCGTGCTCGGTGGGCTCCTGCGCCGCGAAGAGATGTCGCTGCTCGGACATCTGACAATCGCGGGGCTCGACGAGTTCGGCATCGACCAGGTCTTCACCGGCGCCTTCGGCATCGACCCCGACACCGGGCTCACCGGTACGAACCTCAGCGAGACGCAGACCGATCGCTCCCTGAGTTCATCGGCGCGTGAGCTGATCGTGCTCGCCGACCACGGCAAGCTCGGACAGCGCGGACCGGCGCGGCTCGCGCCGACGAGCGCCATCACCACTCTCATCACCGATGACGCCGCCGACGAGGACCTCGTCGCACGCTTCCGCACCGCGGGGGTGAACGTCGAGACATGCTGA